GTAAGCCACCACCAGCATGGGCGAGGCCAGGTAGTTGGCCCGCACCAGGGGGTTGACCCGCCCCTCGAAGTTACGGTTGCCGCTCAGGACGGCGGCCACCACCAGGTCGTCCTCCTTGACCCGTGCCGCCACGGGGGCGGGCAGCGCGCCGCTGTTGCCGATGCAGGTGGTACAGCCGTAGCCCACCACGTGGAAGCGCAGCGCCTCCAGGTAGGGCAAGAGCCCCGTCTGCTCCAGGTAGCGCGTCACCACCTTGGAGCCTGGCGCCATGCTGGTCTTGACGTGGGGCTTGACGGTGAGGCCGCGCTCCACGGCCTTCTTGGCCAGCAGCGCCGCCCCCACCATCACCGATGGGTTGGACGTGTTGGTGCAGCTGGTGATGGCGGCGATGACGACGTCGCCGTGGCGCAGGTGGCCGTTGCCGCCCGCATGGCCGTTGCGGGAGGGCTCCCGGGCGGGGTGCTCGTGGGTCCCGTCGCCGTCGTCGGGCAGCGGCTTCTTGTAGAAGCTGGCCATGGCCTGGCGGAAGGCGCTGCGCACCTCCGACAGCAGCACCCGGTCCTGCGGCCGCCGCGGGCCGGCCAGGCTGGGCTCGACCCGGGCCATGTCGAGCTCGACCACGTCGGTGTACTCGGGGGCCGGCGTGTCGTCGGCCCGCCACAGGCCCTGCTCCTTGCAGTAGCGCTCGACCAGCTCCACGTGGGCCGGGTCGCGGCCGGTGCCGCGCAGGTAGCGCAGGGTCTCCTCGTCGACGGGGAAGAAGCCCATGGTGGCCCCGTACTCGGGGGCCATGTTGGCGATGGTGGCACGGTCCGGCAAGCTCAGATGGCTCAGGCCCGGGCCGAAGAACTCGACGAACTTGTCGACCACGCCCTTCTTGCGCAAAAGCTCGGTCACGGTCAGCACCAAGTCGGTGGCCGTGGCGCCCTCGCGCAGCTGCCCGGTCAGGCGCACCCCGATGACGTCCGGGATGAGCATGTAGTAGGGCTGGCCCAGCATGACCGCCTCGGCCTCGATGCCCCCCACGCCCCATCCCAGGACGCCCAGCGCGTTGACCATGGTGGTGTGCGAGTCGGTGCCGACCAGGGTGTCCGGGTAGGCCTCCCACTCGCCGGCGTGCTGGCGGCGATGGACGACCGTCGCCAGGTACTCCAGGTTGACCTGGTGCACGATGCCCGTGCCGGGCGGCACGACCCGGAAGTTGTCGAGCGCCCGCTGCGCCCACCGCAGCAGGGCGTAGCGCTCACGGTTGCGCTCGTACTCCTTCTCCACGTTGACCCAGAAGGCGTAGGCCGTGCCGAAGAGGTCCACCTGGACCGAGTGGTCGATGACCAGGTCGGCCGGCACCAGCGGGTTGATGCGCCTGGGATCCCCGCCCATGCGCGCCACCGCGGCCCGCATGGCGGCCAGGTCCACGACCGCCGGCACCCCGGTGAAGTCCTGCAGGATGACCCGGGAGGGCATCCAGCCGATCTCGCGTCGCTGCGAGGCGGTGGGCTGCCAGCGAGCCAGGTCGACGACGTCCTCTTCGGTGACGATGCGGCCGTCGACGTGGCGCAAGAGGTTTTCGAGCAACACCCGGATGGAGAACGGCAACCGCCCGATGGATGCGACCCCACGGCTCTCGAGGACCGACAGGCGGTGGATGGTGAGCGGCCCCTGCGGCGAGTCGAGCCGGCCGCGGGCCCCGAAGGGATCCTTGACGGCTGTGGTTGCGTGCGGCATGGCGTGTGAGCCCCCCAAAGGCGTCCCCTGCTCCAAGTGACCTGGGCGGACCGCCGTCCTCATTTTAACAGGGAACCGGTGGTCCCGGCAGGATCGGGCGGTCCTGCCTGGCATCGCGCTCGGTTCTGCACCCGACGCCCGGAGCCACGGGGACCCCATCGGCCTACCGTGGCCAACCGATTCCCCGGGGACAAAGGCCAGGGGCCGTCCCGTGGCGTTCGCAACTGGCGTCCGACCCGCGCGTTCGGGTTGGATCAGGGCGGCGGCAAGCCTTGGATGCAGCGAGCTCAAAGAGGAATCGAGGTCAGGAAGGAGATGGGGGTCCGGTCATGCAGCGTCTTCACAACCTCCTGGTCGTCGCCGGGCTCGCTGCGCTGGCCCTGGTCGCCTCGCTGAGCTGGGCGCTCGGGCTGGCGGAGGTGGTCGAGGGAGCCGGCGGCGGGATCGACAGCGAGTGGGCGCAATCCGGCCACGCCAACCGGGAGATGGCGGTGGAGGAGGCGACGGTCGACTTCCGCCAGGCCTCGGCCGCCCACTGCGGGCGTTGCCATGCCTCCCAGGGCTTCGCCGTCTGGGCCGAGCAGCTCCGGCAGGGCAACCCCGGCAACATCACCGGGCCCGACGGCAAGGCGGCCACGGTGGAGGGCTGACGGCCGAAAAGGTGCAGCCCATCGACTGCCAGGCGTGCCACACCGACAGCTTCGACCTGCGCATCGCCGGCTCGACGCCCATGCTGCCCTCCGGCTTCGCCGCGAAGGGCGTCGGTGACGGTGCCTTGTGCATGAGCTGCCACAACTCCCGTAACGGTGCCATCGCGTGGGACGCCGCCGACCCCGGCCGCTACACGGCGCCTCATCACTCGGTGCAGGCGGACGTCATCATGGGCAAGAACGTCTACTTCGTCGACTACGGCGATGCCTACGTCTCGGCCCACGCGGCCTTCACGGGCGACTCGTGCGTCACCTGCCACATGAAGATGGGTGGGGGCCACACCTTCCAGGCCTCGCCCGACAGCTGCGCCACCTGCCACGGTGCCGGCTACCGGGCCGAGATGGTGCAGCGGCCGGTCCAGGTGCTCCTGGACGAGACGGCGGCGGCCATCAGCCAGCGGTTCGTGACGCAGTTCGCGGCCAGGGTGCGCGAGGTCGGCGCCTGGGATCCGCAGACCGACGAGACACGCACGGTAGCCATCGACGGCAGGCGCATCGTCGCCGTCGCGCCGACGGGCATCCACGGGCAGATGGGCTTGGCGATCACCATGCAGGACGGCACGGTGCTGTACGCCCAGCTGGCCCAGATCAAGGGGGCCGACGGCAAGCCCGTCGTCGCCACCTCCGACCCCTTCGTCCGTGCCCTGTGGAACTACATGGTCGTCCTCTGGGACGGCTCGATGGGCGTCCACAATCCGACGTTCGTGCGGACGGTCCTGACGGCGACGCAGGAGGCGCTGCGCTGAGGGCCGACCCGCGACGACAAGGGGCCGCGGAGATGACGACCGGGGGGTGGAGCCGACGGCTCCGCCCCCTTCGTCTTGCCGGGAGGAGGACCCGGCCCGTCGCGGAAGCATGGGAGCCGGGGGTGGCTGCCATGCGGTTGGACGTGTCGGCGCGTCGGATGCGGGTCTCGATGAGGGGGCGGCTCGTGTGGGCCCTGGTGGCCCTGGCCGCCATCGGCGCCCCGGGTGTGAGGGCCGCGGCGGACCCGGCCGGAGCGGCCGAGAGGGTGGCCCAGGCCGATGCGCTCTACGAGTCGGCCCGCAGCCTGGAGGAGCTCCAGAGGGCGTACGGCCTCTACAAGGAGGCCCTCGAGGCCGACCCGCAGTCGTACGAGGCCGCATGGAAGGCCGGCCGCGCCGCCTGGCAGCTGGCCGAGCTGGTGCCCAAGCCCGAGCGGCGTCCCCTCCTGGAGGAGGGCGAGCGCCTGGCCCGGCGGGCCACCGAGATCGACCCCCGCGGAGTGGACGGCCATTACTGGTACGGCGTGCTCATCGGTCGGGTCGGGGAGGAGCGGGGGGTCCTCGTCAGCCTCTTCCTGGTCGACGACGTGCTGCGGGAGATGGAGACGGTGCTGGAGCTGGATCCGACCCACGCGGGGGCGCACCACGTGTTGAGCGTCCTCTATCGGGTGGTGCCGGGCCGTCCGCTCTCCGTCGGCGACAAGCGCAAGGCGGTGCAGCACGCGGAGCTCTCGGTGAGGTATGCTCCTGACGACCTCCTCTATCGCCTCGGCCTGGCGGAGGCGTATCATGCCGCTGGCGACCGAGCATCCGCGGTACGGGTCTTGCGGGAGGTCCTGGCCATGCCCGAGCAGGATCCGGTCAACGACGCCCGCACCAAGGAGCGAGCCCGCCAGCTCCTGCAGGAGCTGGGCGAGACCACCTGATTCGGAGGTAGACGATGCCTTCGCCGCTGCACGATCTGACGACCGAATCCCACAACCCACTGAGCCGTGATCTCGACCGCCTCTCTTCCTTCGAGATCGCCCGCCTAATGAACCAGGAGGACGCGCTGGTGGCGCTGGCCGTGCGCGACGAGCTGCCGGCCATCGCCCGCGCCATCGATCTGGCCGCCGCCACCCTCGCGTCTGGGGGCCGGGTCGTCTACGTCGGCGCCGGCACCAGCGGCCGCCTGGGCATGCTGGATGCCTCGGAGTGGCACCCCACCTTCGGCGTCGATCCCGACGTCGTGCGGGTCATCCTGGCCGGAGGTCCTCAGGCGGTCCACAGTCCGGTGGAGGACGCCGAGGACGACGAGCAGGAGGGGTATCGCAGGGTGCGGGAGACGGTGCGCTCTGGCGACCTGGTGGTGGGGCTGGCCGCCAGCGGGCGCACGCCCTTCGTCGTCGGGGCCCTGCGAGCGGCGCGGGATGTGGGCGCCCGGACGGTCTCCATCGCGTGCAACCGGCCCAGTCCGATCGAAGCCCTGGCCGACGTGGCCATCGCCCCGGTGGTGGGCCCCGAGGTGCTGGCCGGCTCCACCCGCCTCAAGGCCGGGACCGCCCAGAAGATGGTGCTCAACATGATCTCCACGGGCGCCATGGTGCGGCTGGGCAAGGTCTACCGCAACCTCATGGTCGACATGCTCGCGACCAACGACAAGCTGCGGCGCCGCGCCCTGCGGATGGTGCGGGCCGCCACCGGTTGCACGGAGGAGCAGGCCGCCGATGCTCTCTCCCGGGCCGGGATGCACGTCAAGACCGCCATCGTCATGCTCCTGGCCGGTGTGGGGGTCGAGGAGGCCAGGGCGCGGCTTGTGGCAGCCGGAGGCTTCGTGCGGCGGGCCGTGCAGGAGTGACGCCGGAGCGACGATGAGCGCCCTTCTCCCCAAGCGGCTCCTGCCCCGGGAGCATGGCGTCTGGTTCATGTGGCTGGTGCCGGCCCTCCTGGGGGCCCTGCTGGGCGGGCCTCACCCGGCGCACCTGCTGGTGCTGCTCTCCGCCTTCGCGGTGCACCTGGCGTCGCATGCGGCCCTCGAGGCCGTACGTGAGGGCGAGCGGGGCGCACCCTGGTGGCGGTGGGCCGCCGGCACGGGGGCCGTCGCCGTCGCGCTGCTGGCGTACCCCCTCTGGCGCTTCCCGGTCATCGTCCTGTTCGGAGCGGCGGCAGTGCTGGCCTTCGCGCTCAACCTCTACTCCGCCAGGCGTCGCCAGGAGCGGACGCTCCTCAACGACGCCCTGGCCATCGCCGGACTCGAGCTGTGGGCGCCGGTCTCGTACCTGGTGGGGGCCGCTCGCCTCGATAGGGACGCCGCGTTGCTGTGGCTGCTCTGCTTCGTCTTCTTCATGGGGACGGCCTTCCACGTCAAGACCGTCTTTCGCGAGCGGGACGACCCCGCTTTCAAGCGGCTCTCCGACCTGGTGCACCTGGGGCTGCTGGGCCTGCCGGCCCTGGTCGGGGTGCCCCAGATGGGCTGGGCCTACCTGCCGAGCGCGCTGCGTACCTGGCTGATGCCGAGGCAACGGCGGCTGCGCCCGCTCACCGTCGGCCTGGTGGAGATCGCCAACGCCGTGCTCTTCATGCTCCTCGTGGTGGGGCTGTGGCCGGCCTGAGTCAGGGCTTGCGGAGTCAGGGCCGGGCACGCAGCCAGTACCAGACCAGCCGGATCCACTCGATGATCACCGTCTCCCCGCCGTCGGGGTCCTGCCACCATCGCTCCAGGTCGAAGCGCCACTCTGCACTCGGTACGCTGCGCACCTCCACGCCCGCGGGGCCCCAGACCCGCCGGAAGACCATGGCGGCCCGTCGGCTGTGCCAGTCCGACGTCACCAGGAGCACGCGTCGCCACCCCCGCTCACGGGCGAGCCCGACGGTGAGGGCCGCGTCCTCCCACGTGCTGCGGCTCTCTCGCTGCGTCAGGATGGCCTGCGAGGGCACCCCCGCCCGGCGTGCGACCTCGGCCAGGTAGTCGGCCTGGACCCGTCCGGGGGCGATGGCCATGCCGCCTGTCACGAGCAAGAGCGGCGCCCATCCCTCCCGGTACAGGCGGATGCCCTGCTGGATCCGGCCCTGCCAGTCGCCGCCCAGCACCACGATGGCGTCGGCCGGCACCGGCGAATCGGCCACCACGAGCCACCGGCCGAGAGCCGCCAGCAGCACGGGGTGGACCGCGAGCAGCACCAGCGCCACCGCCGCGAGGCCGCTGGCAGCCAGCAGCAGGCGCCGGGGCCGTCGGCGGGGACGTCCGCGCACCGCCACGCCGGGGAGCGTCATCTCAGGATGCCGATTGCGGGGCGCTTGCCCCGACCCGCAGCTGCCGCACGCCCTCCCGGATGCGGCTCAGCCTCGTCCCGTGCAGCGGGTACAGCCACAGCCAGACCAGCGTGATGGCCAGGATGGCCGCCGGCACTGCCGTCACCAGCAGTCGGAGGCCGATCAGGGCGCTCTCCGGCTGGACGGCCAGGTCGGGGCTGTAGCCGGAGCGGGTCAGCACGAAGGCCAGGATCGCGGCCTGGGCGATGCCGTTGAGCCGCAGGATGAGCGCGTGCATGCCGAAGTACATGCCCTCGCGACGCTGCCCCGTCTGCAGGTGGTCCTCGTCGATCACGTCGGAGATGAGCACGTCCAGCAAGAGGAGCACGGCCGAGACCCCCAGCCCCACCACGCCTGCCGCCACCATGGCGCTCACCAGGTCCCGGGCCAACCAGAAGCCGGTCAACGAGACCAGGAAGAGCACCACCCCCTCCAGCATGGCCCGCCGGGGCCCCACGGCATTGGTGCGGCGCACCCAGAGGGGCAGCGTCACGGCCATGACGCCGAAGGTCGAGGCCAGCACCAGGGTGTTGCCCAGCGGGGAGAGCCCCAGGGCGTACTTGGTGTAAAACGGGATGGCCGCCTGGATGACCGCCAGCGCCAGCTGCACCGAGAAGCTGACCAGCGCGAAGGTGACGAAGGAGAAGTTGGCCAGGGTGTGACGCAGCGCGGGCAACAGGCTCAGCGCCTGGGCCTGACCGAAGCGGGGATCCTCACGTGCCCCCGCCAGAGAGGCCAGCAAGGCCAACCCCGTGATGACGCCGAAGAGCAGGCCCATGCCGTCCCAGCCCAGGGCATCGGCCACCGTCGAGCCCAGGGCCATGCCCAGCGCCAGGCCCACCAGGGTCCACGCCTGCCGCATGGCCGAGACCGAGGCCCGCTCCCGGAGCTGGGGGAACATCTCGGGAAAGAGGGCCGTCCAGTTGAGCACCGTCATGGTGAAGAAGAAGTCATAGGCGCAGATGGTGATCAGGAAGTACCACGGCAGCGCCCCCGCGGTCGACTCGCGCACGCCCGGCGGCGGCGCCCACAGGAGGTAGAAGGCGACCGCGAGCGGGAGCCATCCCGCCGCGATGTAGGGGATGCGTCGGCCCCACCGGCTGCGGGTCCGGTCGGAGATGAAGCCCAAGAGCGGGTCGTTGATGGCGTTCCACAGGCTCCAGATGGCCATCATCTGGCCGATCCGGGCGGCCGGGGCCCGCAGCACGTCGACGTAGAAGAAGAGGATGTACGTGGTGACCACCTGGCCCGGGAGCGCCGCTCCCAGGGAGCCCAGGCTGTAGACGACCTTACGCCACGGCGACACGGGCCCGCCCCCCTACCGGCTCGAGTCCGATCCCCGATTCGCCGCCGTCGGGCGGGCGTCCTGGCACTCTCAACCGCCCGCTGTTGCCAGCACCTCCACGAAGTAGCCATGCACCCGCAGGTCCTCCGTCAGCTCGGGGTGGAAGGCGCAGCCCAGCACCCGCCCGCTCTGCACGGCCACCGGCTGGCCGTCGCAGGTGGCCAGGGTGCGCACCTGCGGGCCCAGCGCGACGATGCGTGGCGCCCGGATGAAGACCCCGGGGAAGGGCTCGCCGTCCAGTGGCGGGTGCAGCACGACGGGCGCCTCGAAGCTGGCCGTCTGGCGGCCGTAGCCGTTGCGCGCGACCGTCACGTCCAGCAGCCGCAACCCCCCACCCGCCTCGTCACGCCCGGCCGGCACCTGGCCCGGCTCCGCCTGCTCCACCACGGTGGTGGCCAGCAGGATCAGCCCGGCGCACGTCCCCATCAATGCGAGGCCCGCGGCATGCGCCTGGAGGATGGCATCGGTCAGGCCGTCTCGCATCAGGCGACGCAGCGTCGTGCTCTCGCCCCCGGTCAGCACCAGGCCCGCCAGCCCCTCCAGGTCCCGGGGCTCTCGGACCCGGCGCACCTGCACCCCCAGCCTGCGGAGCGCGGCCTCGTGCTCCTGCACCGACCCCTGAAGCGCCAGCACGCCGATGAGCCGGGACATCGGCCCGTCACCACCCTCGCTCCTGAAGCCGCTCCGCCGCCTGCAGCTGGGCCGCGGCCCGCCCGGGCATCGCCTCGCCCAGGCCTCTCGATGCCTCGGCCAGGACGCGCGGGTCGTCGTAGTGAGCCACCGCCTGCACGATGGCGCGGGCTCGGGCGGCCGGGTCGGCCGACTTGAAGATGCCCGACCCCACGAAGACGCCGTCGGCACCGAGCTGCATCATGAGCGCGGCATCCGCCGGCGTGGCCACGCCGCCAGCCGCGAAGTTGACCACCGGGAGCCTCCCCTCCTGCGCTACCTGGCGCACCAGCTCGTAGGGGGCCCCCAGCTCCTTGGCCCTGGCCATCAGCTCCTCGGGACCCAGGGTGGTCAGCTCACGGATCTGCCGGTTGACCCGGCGCAGGTGGCGGACGGCCTCCACGACGTCACCCGTGCCGGCCTCGCCCTTGGTGCGGATCATGGCGGCGCCCTCGGCGATGCGCCGAAGGGCCTCGCCCAGGTCGCGCGCGCCACAGACGAAGGGCACCTTGAAGGCGTGCTTGTCGATGTGGTGCTCCTCGTCGGCCGGGGTCAGCACCTCGCTCTCGTCGATGAAGTCCACCTCCAGGGCCTCCAGGATCTGCGCCTCGACGAAGTGGCCGATGCGGACCTTGGCCATGACGGGGATGGTGACGGCCCGCTTGATGGCCTCGACGACGTCGGGGTCGGCCATCCGGGCGACGCCCCCCGCGGCCCGGATGTCGGCCGGTACCCGCTCGAGGGCCATGACCGCGACGGCACCGGCCTCCTCGGCGATGCGCGCCTGCTCGGGGGTGGTGACGTCCATGATGACGCCCCCCTTCAGCATCCGCGCGAGCCCGTCCTTGACCGTCCAGGTACCGGTGCGCCTCTCCATCGCCCGCTCTCCTCCCGAGCGCTCGGGGCGACGGGAGCGAGGCGACGGCTCGCAGGGTCCGGCGGCGGGGGCCAAAGCGGAAGGGCCCGGATCCAGGCCCCGTCACGGGGCCGCCCGGTCTCTGCCGCGCCCTCTCCCACTCGGACTTTACCGTCGGCGCCGGATTCACACCGGCTCGACCGCTGAGGCTGACGGGCTCGTCCCCCGCCGTGCAGGCGGGGGCATCACCGCCGGTCGGGAATCGGGAGTCCGTCCCTCACCCTGCCCCGAAGGCGCTACCATGATGTTGGGGATCGGTCGAAGGGTATTCGAGCCGGCCCGGCTTACTCCCTGCCGCGGGCCCGCCCGTCCCCACCCCCGGTCCGAAGGGAGCGAGACCCATGCGTGCCTGGACCCTGCACCGCCCCGGCCACGTGGCGGACCGTCCGCTCACCCTGGAGGAGCGCCGGCGGCCCGAGCCCGGTCCCGGCGAGGTGCGGTTGCGAGTCCTTGCGTGCGGCATCTGCCGCACCGACCTCCACATCGTCGCGGGGGAGCTGCCGCCACCCCGCCTCCCCGTGGTGCCCGGGCACCAGGTCGTGGCCACGGTGGAGGCCCTCGGCAGCGGGGCGCAGGAGAGCCTGCCGGACGGCATCCAGACGGGCAGCCGGGTCGGGGTGGCGTGGCTCCATCGGGCGTGCGGCCGGTGCGCCTACTGCCTGGGGGGCCGGGAGAACCTCTGCGAGCGGCCCCGCTTCACGGGCTACCACGCCGATGGCGGCTACTCGGAGTGGATGGTGGCGCCCGCCGACGCCCTGCTGCCCATCCCTGCCCGGTACTCGGACGTGGAGGCGGCGCCGCTGTTGTGCGCTGGCGTCATCGGGTACCGCTCGCTCAAGGTGGCCGGCGTCCAGCCGGGCCAGCGGCTGGCGCTGATCGGCTTCGGCGCATCCGCGCACCTGGTGCTGCAGGTGGCGGTGGCCTGGGGGTGCGAGGTGATCGTCTTCTCCCGGGGGCCCCACCACCGGCAGCTGGCGCGGCGCCTGGGCGCCGTCTGGACGGGAGCGCCGGGCGAGACGCCGCCTTTCGCGGCGGACGCGGCCATCTCCTTCGCCCCCGCGGGCGGCGTGGTGCCGGCCGCCCTGCAGGTGTTGCGCCGGGGCGGGACGCTGGCCATCAACGCCGTGCACCTCGAGGGAGGTCTTCCTCCCCTGGACTACGCCCTCCTGTACCACGAGCGCCGGCTGGCCAGCGTGGCCAACACGACCCGGGCCGACGGGCGTGAGTTCATGGCGCTGGCGGCCCGCCTCCCGTTGAGGGTCCACGCCGAGGCCGTGCCCTTCACACAGGCCAACGAGGCACTCCTGCGGCTCCAGGCAGGAGAGACCGAGGCCGCCCTGGTGCTGACCATGGATCGGCATGCGTGAGGCTCGGGAGAGACGGGGGTCACCGGCCGCCTTCGGAGCGGGGCCGCTGCGACGGCGGCGTGCCGGCCGGGCCGGGCTCCCAGATGACGGGCAGCGAGTAGCGGACCACCACCTCCACGTCCTCGACCCAGAAGCGCCGCTTGCCCACCCGCAGGGTACCCGGGCCCAGGTGACGGGTGCGGACCCGTCGCTCGAACCCCAGGACTCGCATCCGGAGGGGATCGCTCGGATAACGGCCCAACCCGCTACGCCTCCGCGATCGATCGTATGGGGCCGAGCCGCGGCCGGTGCCTGCGTCATCGCCTCGTGAGGACCGTCACGACGCCAGCAGGCTCTCGAGGGCGATGGCCGCCCGCAGCAGGTCCAGCTCCTGCCCCCACCGCGTCACCAGCTGCACCGCGATGGGCAGCCCCTCGGGGCTCGTCGCCACCGGCAGGGCCATGGCCGGCAGGCCCGTCAGGTTGAAGGGCCCGGTGAAGCGAGTCATGGCTCGATGGATCGGCTCCACCTCGCCGTCCACCGTCACGACGCGGGTGCCGAGCGGCGGCGGGAGCACCGGCAAGGCGGGCACGAGCAGCAGATCCACCGTGGTCCACACGTCGGCCATCGAGTCGCAGAGCCACCGTCGCATTCGCTGCCCCTGCAGGTAGTCGACGGCCGTGAGGAACTCCCCGATCTTGAGCCGCAGCCTGACGTCCTCGCCGAACCGGTCCCACTGGGCGCGCAGCCGCTCGCGGTGCACCGACGTCGCCTCCGCGTGGAGGATGATGAATTGGGCCACCCGGAAGGCGCCGGGGGCCGGTAGCTCCACCACGACCGGAGCAGCGCCGACGGCGGCGAGGCGCTGGCAGACCACGGCCAGGGCCCGGCGCACCGGGGCCTGGAGGGGCCCCATCCACTCATCGGGTGGCACCCCGATGCGCAGGCCGTCCAGGGCCTGCCGCTGCCAGCGCTCTCGCTGGGAGGCGGACGCCCCCGTGCCATCCGGCAGCCGGTCCACCGCCAGCTCCGCCGCCGCGCGCAACGGGCCCGAGAGCGACGCCCCGGGTGGAGCGGCCCCTCGCGACGCCGTGGCCAGCGCGCGGGCGAAGTCACGCTCCTCGGTGGAGAGCACGTCGGCCATGGCCGCGAAGAGCAGGGCAACGTCGCCCGCCGTGCCGGCCAGGGGGCCTACGTGGTCCAGGCTCCACGACAGCGGGAAGACCCCCTCCCTGGAGATGCGGCCGTACGTAGGCTTGAGGCCTGCG
This genomic interval from Limnochorda sp. LNt contains the following:
- the acnA gene encoding aconitate hydratase AcnA, translated to MPHATTAVKDPFGARGRLDSPQGPLTIHRLSVLESRGVASIGRLPFSIRVLLENLLRHVDGRIVTEEDVVDLARWQPTASQRREIGWMPSRVILQDFTGVPAVVDLAAMRAAVARMGGDPRRINPLVPADLVIDHSVQVDLFGTAYAFWVNVEKEYERNRERYALLRWAQRALDNFRVVPPGTGIVHQVNLEYLATVVHRRQHAGEWEAYPDTLVGTDSHTTMVNALGVLGWGVGGIEAEAVMLGQPYYMLIPDVIGVRLTGQLREGATATDLVLTVTELLRKKGVVDKFVEFFGPGLSHLSLPDRATIANMAPEYGATMGFFPVDEETLRYLRGTGRDPAHVELVERYCKEQGLWRADDTPAPEYTDVVELDMARVEPSLAGPRRPQDRVLLSEVRSAFRQAMASFYKKPLPDDGDGTHEHPAREPSRNGHAGGNGHLRHGDVVIAAITSCTNTSNPSVMVGAALLAKKAVERGLTVKPHVKTSMAPGSKVVTRYLEQTGLLPYLEALRFHVVGYGCTTCIGNSGALPAPVAARVKEDDLVVAAVLSGNRNFEGRVNPLVRANYLASPMLVVAYALAGSVDVDITREPLGYDPNGQPVYLRDIWPSQQEIAETVARALEPGLFREEYARVFDGDERWRSLPVPEGDLYRWDPSSTYIQEPPFFEGVSLEPQPPADIRGARVLAVLGDSITTDHISPAGAIPKESPAGRYLLERGVPEHEFNTYGSRRGNHEVMMRGTFANIRLRNLMVPGTEGGWTLLLPEGERMPIYDAAMRYRERGVPLVVIAGKEYGTGSSRDWAAKGTYLLGVRAVIAESFERIHRSNLVGMGVLPLQFKPGDSAQSLGLTGHEVIDVVGIESGLEPRQELEVVARRPDGSEVRFTVVARLDTPVDVEYYRQGGILQAVLRRIVAESAPARS
- a CDS encoding cytochrome c3 family protein, translated to MQPIDCQACHTDSFDLRIAGSTPMLPSGFAAKGVGDGALCMSCHNSRNGAIAWDAADPGRYTAPHHSVQADVIMGKNVYFVDYGDAYVSAHAAFTGDSCVTCHMKMGGGHTFQASPDSCATCHGAGYRAEMVQRPVQVLLDETAAAISQRFVTQFAARVREVGAWDPQTDETRTVAIDGRRIVAVAPTGIHGQMGLAITMQDGTVLYAQLAQIKGADGKPVVATSDPFVRALWNYMVVLWDGSMGVHNPTFVRTVLTATQEALR
- a CDS encoding tetratricopeptide repeat protein, encoding MRLDVSARRMRVSMRGRLVWALVALAAIGAPGVRAAADPAGAAERVAQADALYESARSLEELQRAYGLYKEALEADPQSYEAAWKAGRAAWQLAELVPKPERRPLLEEGERLARRATEIDPRGVDGHYWYGVLIGRVGEERGVLVSLFLVDDVLREMETVLELDPTHAGAHHVLSVLYRVVPGRPLSVGDKRKAVQHAELSVRYAPDDLLYRLGLAEAYHAAGDRASAVRVLREVLAMPEQDPVNDARTKERARQLLQELGETT
- the murQ gene encoding N-acetylmuramic acid 6-phosphate etherase, which produces MPSPLHDLTTESHNPLSRDLDRLSSFEIARLMNQEDALVALAVRDELPAIARAIDLAAATLASGGRVVYVGAGTSGRLGMLDASEWHPTFGVDPDVVRVILAGGPQAVHSPVEDAEDDEQEGYRRVRETVRSGDLVVGLAASGRTPFVVGALRAARDVGARTVSIACNRPSPIEALADVAIAPVVGPEVLAGSTRLKAGTAQKMVLNMISTGAMVRLGKVYRNLMVDMLATNDKLRRRALRMVRAATGCTEEQAADALSRAGMHVKTAIVMLLAGVGVEEARARLVAAGGFVRRAVQE
- a CDS encoding YwiC-like family protein, with protein sequence MSALLPKRLLPREHGVWFMWLVPALLGALLGGPHPAHLLVLLSAFAVHLASHAALEAVREGERGAPWWRWAAGTGAVAVALLAYPLWRFPVIVLFGAAAVLAFALNLYSARRRQERTLLNDALAIAGLELWAPVSYLVGAARLDRDAALLWLLCFVFFMGTAFHVKTVFRERDDPAFKRLSDLVHLGLLGLPALVGVPQMGWAYLPSALRTWLMPRQRRLRPLTVGLVEIANAVLFMLLVVGLWPA
- a CDS encoding YdcF family protein produces the protein MTLPGVAVRGRPRRRPRRLLLAASGLAAVALVLLAVHPVLLAALGRWLVVADSPVPADAIVVLGGDWQGRIQQGIRLYREGWAPLLLVTGGMAIAPGRVQADYLAEVARRAGVPSQAILTQRESRSTWEDAALTVGLARERGWRRVLLVTSDWHSRRAAMVFRRVWGPAGVEVRSVPSAEWRFDLERWWQDPDGGETVIIEWIRLVWYWLRARP
- a CDS encoding MFS transporter, with translation MSPWRKVVYSLGSLGAALPGQVVTTYILFFYVDVLRAPAARIGQMMAIWSLWNAINDPLLGFISDRTRSRWGRRIPYIAAGWLPLAVAFYLLWAPPPGVRESTAGALPWYFLITICAYDFFFTMTVLNWTALFPEMFPQLRERASVSAMRQAWTLVGLALGMALGSTVADALGWDGMGLLFGVITGLALLASLAGAREDPRFGQAQALSLLPALRHTLANFSFVTFALVSFSVQLALAVIQAAIPFYTKYALGLSPLGNTLVLASTFGVMAVTLPLWVRRTNAVGPRRAMLEGVVLFLVSLTGFWLARDLVSAMVAAGVVGLGVSAVLLLLDVLISDVIDEDHLQTGQRREGMYFGMHALILRLNGIAQAAILAFVLTRSGYSPDLAVQPESALIGLRLLVTAVPAAILAITLVWLWLYPLHGTRLSRIREGVRQLRVGASAPQSAS
- the pdxT gene encoding pyridoxal 5'-phosphate synthase glutaminase subunit PdxT yields the protein MSRLIGVLALQGSVQEHEAALRRLGVQVRRVREPRDLEGLAGLVLTGGESTTLRRLMRDGLTDAILQAHAAGLALMGTCAGLILLATTVVEQAEPGQVPAGRDEAGGGLRLLDVTVARNGYGRQTASFEAPVVLHPPLDGEPFPGVFIRAPRIVALGPQVRTLATCDGQPVAVQSGRVLGCAFHPELTEDLRVHGYFVEVLATAGG
- the pdxS gene encoding pyridoxal 5'-phosphate synthase lyase subunit PdxS is translated as MERRTGTWTVKDGLARMLKGGVIMDVTTPEQARIAEEAGAVAVMALERVPADIRAAGGVARMADPDVVEAIKRAVTIPVMAKVRIGHFVEAQILEALEVDFIDESEVLTPADEEHHIDKHAFKVPFVCGARDLGEALRRIAEGAAMIRTKGEAGTGDVVEAVRHLRRVNRQIRELTTLGPEELMARAKELGAPYELVRQVAQEGRLPVVNFAAGGVATPADAALMMQLGADGVFVGSGIFKSADPAARARAIVQAVAHYDDPRVLAEASRGLGEAMPGRAAAQLQAAERLQERGW